In Paroedura picta isolate Pp20150507F chromosome 12, Ppicta_v3.0, whole genome shotgun sequence, one DNA window encodes the following:
- the JAM3 gene encoding junctional adhesion molecule C: MRLPGQRSPSISRLQATVARAAERCSGGIPASLPPSRPASLSARPALGAGQMGNAQAPARPAPRLSCSSIMALRRRLPLLLPLLLALLPLLRHRILAVELTSVNTHPVVQEFQRADLSCIISSTKTLNPRIEWKKIVGKDTTYVYYDNKMQGDWGTRAQLQGRTSLVIHNVTRDDKGIYRCEVVAPDDLNIGAEININLTVHVKPVAPKCRVPPSVPVGKSATLHCQEKEGFPEPTYSWYRNADSLPSDSKSNPKFQNSSFTVNSKTGTLVFTEVHKGDTGRYYCIATNNVGSAKCEEQQMEVYDLNIAGIVGGILVVLTVLSLITVGICCAYRKGLFVNNKQNGNSYKTPAKPDGVNYIHTDEEGDFRHKSSFVI, translated from the exons ATGCGGTTGCCGGGGCAACGGAGCCCCAGCATCTCCCGTCTCCAGGCGACCGTTGCCCGGGCAGCCGAGCGCTGCTCCGGCGGCATCCCtgcctcgctccctccctcccgccccgctTCGCTCTCCGCCCGCCCAGCCTTGGGAGCCGGCCAGATGGGGAATGCGCAAGCTCCGGCCCGGCCAGCCCCACGGCTCAGTTGCAGCTCCATCATGGCGCTCAGGCGgcggctgccgctgctgctgccgctgctgctcgcCCTCCTGCCTCTGCTCC GCCACAGAATCTTGGCCGTGGAGCTGACATCCGTCAACACGCACCCCGTTGTGCAGGAATTTCAGC GGGCCGACCTCTCCTGCATCATTTCCTCCACCAAGACCCTCAACCCCAGGATCGAGTGGAAGAAGATCGTCGGCAAGGACACCACCTATGTCTATTACGATAACAAGATGCAAG GAGACTGGGGGACGCGGGCACAGCTCCAGGGCAGGACCTCTCTGGTCATCCATAATGTGACCCGTGACGATAAAGGCATTTACCGGTGTGAGGTGGTGGCCCCCGACGATCTTAATATCGGAGCAGAGATCAACATCAACCTGACTGTTCATG tgaaacCCGTTGCCCCAAAGTGCCGAGTGCCCCCGTCGGTGCCCGTGGGTAAATCTGCCACCCTCCACTGCCAGGAGAAGGAAGGCTTCCCGGAGCCGACGTACAGCTGGTACCGCAATGCTGACTCTTTGCCGTCCGACTCCAAGTCCAACCCCAAGTTCCAGAACTCTTCTTTCACTGTGAACTCAAAAACAGGCACTCTG GTCTTCACAGAGGTACACAAGGGAGACACGGGCCGTTACTACTGCATAGCGACCAATAATGTGGGGTCTGCCAAGTGTGAAGAACAGCAGATGGAAGTCT ATGACCTGAACATCGCAGGGATCGTTGGGGGCATCTTGGTGGTCCTTACGGTCCTGTCTCTGATCACTGTGGGAATCTGCTGTGCCTACAGGAAAGGGCTCTTCGTCAACAACAAGCAGAATGGAAACAG CTATAAGACGCCGGCCAAGCCTGATGGGGTGAACTACATCCACACAGATGAAGAG GGCGACTTCCGACACAAGTCCTCGTTCGTCATATGA